Part of the Bacteroidota bacterium genome, GAGGGAATCTGGATGGGCGGCATCGATATCGATGAAACCGCGCATCTTCTCTACATCACGGGAAAATACGACAGCACGTTCTATTGCTTCGATCTCGCAACAAAAGGACTCCGCAAGAAAGTCAAGCTGCCCGGCATGCCCTACACCTGTCTCGTTTCAAAGAGGCATCCGCAGGTATACCTCTCGCTCTGGAGCAGTTCATCGGTGCTGGTGCTCGATGGCGGGTTGAATGCCACGCTCGGCACCATCGCCGTCGGTCCGCATCCCAACGACATGGCGGAGTCTCCCGATGGCAAACGGCTCTATGTTGCTAATGCGAACGAGAACTCCGTTTCGGTTATCGATATTGGTTCCATGAAAGTCACAGAGACCATCGTTTCATCGCTCTTTCCTGATGCGCTCCCGGGATCGACGCCGAACTCTGTTGCTCTGACTTCTGACGGCAATACGCTCTATATCGCAAACGCGGATAATAACTATATCGCGGTGATGGATGTGTCATCACAAGACGGAAGCAGGTCGCTTGGGTTTATCCCTTCCGGATGGTACCCTTCATGCGTTCGGGTCAACCAGGCGAACGGCGATATTATTATTGCAAACGCAAAGGGCAATTCGTCGTTTCCCAATCCTCATGGTCCGATGCCGGGGCATAAGGTCCCGCATGTGCAGTACATCGGCTCGCTGATGAAAGGGACGCTGGAGATCGTGAAGAAGCCGCCACCCGAAGAACTCCGCGCGTACTCTGCGCAAGTATATACCAACTCGCCGTACCGGCGTGATACCGTTGCAAATCAAAAGGAGATCGCCAGACTTCTTTCTCCGATCAAGCATGTCTTCTATGTCATAAAGGAAAACCGCACCTACGACCAGGTACTCGGCGACATGCCGGAGGGCAACGGCGATACCAGCCTGACGTTCTTCGGCGAACTGGTGACGCCCAATCTTCACGCGCTCGCGCGCCAGTTCGTCCTGCTCGATAACTTCTACGTCGATGCCGAGGTCAGCGCCGACGGCCACAATTGGTCGATGGCGGCATACGCCACAGACTATGTAGAAAAGACCTGGCCTACGATGTACGGCGATCGCGGCGGCGATTTTGACTTCGGACCGGGGGCCAGGATTTCCTCGCCATCGAGCGGGTACATCTGGGATAACTGCAAGGCACACAATGTCACGTACCGCGATTATGGCGAGGCGGTGAATGTGCCGGAAAAGGTTGGCGACCCGAACACCGCCATGACTGCCGGCCTTGAAGGCCACGTCTGCCCGGACTACCGCGGGTTTGACATGGACTACTCCGATCTTGACCGCGAGGCGGTATGGGAGAAGGAATTCGACGCCTTCGAGCGTGACGGCGGGCTGCCGCAGTTCAATCTTGTTTATTTCCCCAACGACCACACGAACGGCACTGCAAAAGGCAAGGGAACGCCGCGCTCGTTCGCCGCACAGAACGATCTGGCGGTGGGCAAATTTATCGACAGGCTTTCGAAGAGCAAGTACTGGAAGGAATCCGCCGTGTTCATCGTCGAAGACGATGCGCAGAGCGGCTCAGACCACGTGGACGCGCACCGCACGACCGCCTTCGTTATCAGTCCGTACACGAAACACCGGTATGTCGATCACACGATGTACTCCACGAGCGGCCTCGTCGGCACCATCGAGCGCATATTCGGCCTGCCGCCGATGACGCAGTACGACGCAGCGGCAACGCCGATGGTGAACTCGTTCACTGCCGATGGCGATTTCGCACAGTACCATTACATCCCTGCAACCATCGACCTCAAGGAACAAAACCTCGCGTCCGCCTACGGCGCGAAGGAGAGCGAAGCGATGGACTTCTCCAGGCCGGACGAGATCAACGAGGCGTTATTGAATGAAATACTCTGGCGCTCGATCAAGGGCGCCAATGCTCCCGTTCCCGCTCCGCGCCACGGCGCATGGGTGATGGTGGGAGAGGAAAAGGAAGAGTAAGCCGGGCAGTTGTTGGTTCCCCCCCTTTGG contains:
- a CDS encoding bifunctional YncE family protein/alkaline phosphatase family protein, whose translation is MRLPNGWYITPAGKQIEVGDGPLNFDIDPDGNYAIVSNNGEGDQTVCVVDVKSGVATQSIPVRRSWLGIKFYNSGKNFALSGGNDNRILLYSFDRGKAVLADSIVVGKPWPDEGIWMGGIDIDETAHLLYITGKYDSTFYCFDLATKGLRKKVKLPGMPYTCLVSKRHPQVYLSLWSSSSVLVLDGGLNATLGTIAVGPHPNDMAESPDGKRLYVANANENSVSVIDIGSMKVTETIVSSLFPDALPGSTPNSVALTSDGNTLYIANADNNYIAVMDVSSQDGSRSLGFIPSGWYPSCVRVNQANGDIIIANAKGNSSFPNPHGPMPGHKVPHVQYIGSLMKGTLEIVKKPPPEELRAYSAQVYTNSPYRRDTVANQKEIARLLSPIKHVFYVIKENRTYDQVLGDMPEGNGDTSLTFFGELVTPNLHALARQFVLLDNFYVDAEVSADGHNWSMAAYATDYVEKTWPTMYGDRGGDFDFGPGARISSPSSGYIWDNCKAHNVTYRDYGEAVNVPEKVGDPNTAMTAGLEGHVCPDYRGFDMDYSDLDREAVWEKEFDAFERDGGLPQFNLVYFPNDHTNGTAKGKGTPRSFAAQNDLAVGKFIDRLSKSKYWKESAVFIVEDDAQSGSDHVDAHRTTAFVISPYTKHRYVDHTMYSTSGLVGTIERIFGLPPMTQYDAAATPMVNSFTADGDFAQYHYIPATIDLKEQNLASAYGAKESEAMDFSRPDEINEALLNEILWRSIKGANAPVPAPRHGAWVMVGEEKEE